The Symphalangus syndactylus isolate Jambi chromosome 8, NHGRI_mSymSyn1-v2.1_pri, whole genome shotgun sequence genome includes a window with the following:
- the PLCL1 gene encoding inactive phospholipase C-like protein 1 isoform X2, with protein MPSEKKISSANDCISFMQAGCELKKVRPNSRIYNRFFTLDTDLQALRWEPSKKDLEKAKLDISAIKEIRLGKNTETFRNNGLADQICEDCAFSILHGENYESLDLVANSADVANIWVSGLRYLVSRSKQPLDFMEGNQNTPRFMWLKTVFEAADVDGNGIMLEDTSVELIKQLNPTLKEAKIRLKFKEIQKSKEKLTTRVTEEEFCEAFCELCTRPEVYFLLVQISKNKEYLDANDLMLFLEAEQGVTHITEDMCLDIIRRYELSEEGRQKGFLAIDGFTQYLLSSECDIFDPEQKKVAQDMTQPLSHYYINASHNTYLIEDQFRGPADINGYVRALKMGCRSIELDVSDGSDNDPILCNRNNMTTHVSFRSVIEVINKFAFVASEYPLILCLGNHCSLPQQKVMVQQMKTVFGNKLYTESPLPSESYLPSPEKLKRMIILKGKKLPSDPDVLEGEVTDEDEEAEMSRRMSVDYNGEQKQIRLCRELSDLVSICKSVQYRDFELSMKSQNYWEMCSFSETEASRIANEYPEDFVNYNKKFLSRIYPSAMRIDSSNLNPQDFWNCGCQIVAMNFQTPGPMMDLHTGWFLQNGGCGYVLRPSIMRDEVSYFSANTKGILPGVSPLALHIKIISGQNFPKPKGACAKGDVIDPYVCIEIHGIPADCSEQRTKTVQQNSDNPIFDETFEFQVNLPELAMIRFVVLDDDYIGDEFIGQYTIPFECLQPGYRHVPLRSFVGDIMEHVTLFVHIAITNRSGGGKAQKRSLSVRMGKKVREYTMLRNIGLKTIDDIFKIAVHPLREAIDMRENMQNAIVSIKELCGLPPIANLKQCLLTLSSRLITSDNTPSVSLVLKDSFPYLEPLGAIPDVQKKMLAAYDLMIQESRFLIEMADTVQEKIVQCQKAGMEFHEELHNLGAKEGLKGRKLNKATESFAWNITVLKGQGDLLKNAKNEAIENMKQIQLACLSCGLSKAPSNSAEAKSKRSLEAIEEKESSEENGKL; from the exons ATGCCATCGGAAAAGAAAATTAGCAGTGCAAATGACTGCATCAGCTTCATGCAAGCTGGCTGTGAGTTGAAGAAAGTTCGGCCAAATTCTCGCATTTACAACCGTTTTTTCACTCTGGACACAGACCTCCAAGCTCTTCGCTGGGAACCTTCAAAGAAAGACCTCGAGAAAGCCAAGCTTGATATTTCTGCCATAAAAGAGATCAGACTGGGGAAAAACACGGAAACATTTAGAAACAATGGCCTTGCTGACCAGATCTGTGAGGACTGTGCCTTTTCCATACTCCATGGGGAAAACTATGAGTCTCTGGACCTAGTTGCCAATTCAGCAGATGTGGCAAACATCTGGGTGTCTGGGTTACGGTACCTGGTTTCTCGAAGTAAGCAGCCTCTTGATTTTATGGAGGGCAACCAGAACACACCACGGTTCATGTGGTTGAAAACAGTGTTTGAAGCAGCAGATGTTGATGGGAATGGGATTATGTTGGAAGACACCTCTGTGGAGTTAATAAAACAACTCAACCCTACTCTGAAGGAAGCCAAGATCAGGTTAAAGTTTAAAGAAATCCAGAAGAGCAAGGAAAAACTAACCACCCGTGTGACCGAAGAGGAATTTTGTGAAGCTTTTTGTGAACTTTGCACCAGGCCAGAAGTGTATTTCTTACTTGTACAGATatctaaaaacaaagaatatttgGATGCCAATGATCTCATGCTCTTTTTAGAAGCTGAGCAAGGAGTCACCCATATCACCGAGGATATGTGCTTAGACATCATAAGGAGATACGAACTTTCTGAAGAGGGACGTCAAAAAGGGTTTCTTGCAATTGATGGCTTTACCCAGTATTTATTGTCATCAGAATGTGACATTTTTGATCCTGAGCAAAAGAAGGTTGCCCAAGATATGACCCAGCCATTATCTCACTACTATATTAATGCCTCTCATAACACCTATCTAATAGAAGACCAGTTCAGGGGGCCAGCTGACATCAATGGGTACGTTAGAGCTTTGAAAATGGGCTGTCGAAGCATTGAACTCGATGTAAGTGATGGTTCGGATAATGACCCAATCCTTTGTAATCGAAATAACATGACAACTCATGTTTCCTTTCGAAGTGTCATAGAGGTAATAAATAAATTTGCCTTTGTTGCTTCTGAATACCCACTCATTCTTTGCTTGGGAAATCACTGCTCCTTGCCGCAGCAGAAAGTAATGGTTCAACAGATGAAAACGGTCTTTGGCAATAAACTCTATACTGAATCACCTTTGCCCTCAGAATCCTACCTCCCGtcaccagaaaaattaaaaagaatgatcaTTTTGAAAGGAAAGAAGTTGCCTTCTGATCCAGATGTGTTAGAAGGAGAAGTAacagatgaagatgaagaagcTGAAATGTCTCGAAGGATGTCAGTAGATTACAATGGTGAGCAGAAACAAATCCGACTCTGTAGGGAGCTCTCTGATTTGGTATCTATTTGTAAATCTGTTCAGTACAGGGATTTTGAACTGTCTATGAAAAGCCAAAACTATTGGGAAATGTGTTCATTCAGTGAAACAGAGGCCAGCCGCATTGCAAATGAGTACCCAGAGGATTTTGTTAATTATAATAAGAAGTTCTTATCAAGAATCTATCCAAGTGCCATGAGGATTGATTCCAGTAACTTGAATCCACAGGACTTTTGGAATTGTGGCTGTCAGATTGTAGCAATGAATTTTCAGACTCCGGGTCCAATGATGGACCTTCACACAGGCTGGTTTCTTCAAAACGGGGGATGTGGTTATGTTCTAAGGCCATCTATCATGCGAGATGAAGTTTCTTACTTCAGCGCAAATACAAAGGGCATTCTACCTGGGGTGTCTCCTCTAGCTCTTCATATCAAGATCATCAGTGGTCAGAATTTCCCAAAGCCCAAGGGAGCTTGTGCCAAAGGGGATGTCATAGATCCCTATGTTTGTATAGAGATACACGGAATTCCAGCAGATTGTTCGGAACAAAGAACTAAAACTGTACAGCAAAACAGTGATAATCCTATTTTTGATGAAACTTTTGAGTTCCAAGTAAACCTACCTGAGCTGGCCATGATCCGTTTTGTTGTTCTGGACGATGACTACATTGGGGATGAGTTTATAGGGCAATATACGATACCATTTGAATGTTTGCAGCCTGGATATCGGCATGTTCCCCTGCGTTCTTTTGTGGGTGACATCATGGAGCACGTAACTCTTTTTGTCCACATAGCAATAACTAATCGAAGTGGAGGAGGAAAGGCACAGAAGCGCAGTCTTTCAGTGAGAATGGGGAAGAAAGTTCGGGAATATACCATGCTCAGGAATATCGGTCTTAAAACCATTGATGACATCTTTAAAATAGCAGTTCATCCATTACGAGAAGCCATAGATATGAGAGAAAATATGCAG AACGCAATCGTGTCTATTAAGGAACTATGTGGACTCCCTCCAATTGCCAATCTGAAGCAGTGCCTGTTAACTCTGTCATCTCGGCTCATCACCAGTGACAATACCCCTTCAGTCTCACTTGTGTTGAAAGACAGCTTTCCTTACCTGGAGCCTCTGGGTGCAATTCCAGATGTGCAGAAAAAGATGCTGGCTGCTTATGATCTG ATGATTCAAGAGAGCCGGTTTCTCATAGAAATGGCAGACACAGTCCAGGAAAAGATTGTACAGTGTCAGAAAGCag GGATGGAGTTCCATGAAGAACTTCATAATTTGGGGGCAAAAGAAGGCTTGAAGGGAAGAAAACTCAACAAAGCAACTGAGAGCTTTGCTTGGAACATTACAGTATTGAAG